GCGTGCTCGAGTGACAAGCCGGCCGTGCGCGCCTTGTCGTTATGGCAGGTGACGCAGTAGGTGTTGATCAGGCTGGATTGCGCCGCAGCGTTCTGTCCCGCGGACGCCTGCACAGCCCCCGCCGTGGTTAGAGCCGTCGCCATAAAAGCGGCGGCTGCACCGGCCATCATCGCTCGAACGACCAATTCATACCTCCCTCAAAGGAATTGAATTTACCCGCAGTATAACTGAACAAAGGAGATTAGCCACAAAAGGCACATAAGGGTCCTTTTTGTGCCTTTTGTGGCTAATCTCCTTTGTTCAGGACTGGTTTCTCAGTTGAAGTAGCGCGTCGCGAACTCCAGGAACACCGGCCAGTTCGGACCCGGCGTATGTCCGGATGAATGCTGGCGGAACCCGATATCTCCCGTCACGACTGCGGTTTCGATCTGCGGAAACTCGGTTGTCCCGAGGTCCTTCTTTCCCAGCAGCCGGTACACCGGCCCCGCGCCGACGCCGGCGAGAAACGTGCCTTTAGGATCGACCCACGCATCGTTGATGCTTTCCGCCTGCTGCCCGATGGGTCCGCGGCTCGCCTGGAAGCGCGGGTCGCCGGTGGCCATCAGCTTCACCGTCCCGTCCGGATTCAAATCCGGTCCCTTGCCGGTGCTCAGGAATACGGGCCGAGGCGCGACCAAGGCAACAAGTTCGTGAGAGTCCACCGGAAGGGTGTCCCAGCGTCCGGCATATTTCAGGTAGTTGCCGGCCATCCAGTGATACTCGTTGGTTGCGGCAATATTTTCGATCGCTTCGCCGTACTTGCGGCGATGGAGTTTTGCGCCGCTCTGGCCTGAAGAGCTGATGAAGCCGGTGAGGAAGCGCTCGTCATAGGCGAGCGCCACCAGCGCCGCCTTGCCGTCGCGCGAATGGCCTTGCACAGCGACTTTCTTCGCATCGACCGCTTTGTCCGTTTCGAAATAGTCGAGCACTTTGCTCATGCCCCAGCCCCAGGCGGAAAGGACGCCCCAATCGTCGAGACTGCGCGGCTGTCCTTTATTAAACAGGCCGATGATGCCGCACGTCAGTCCCTGGCCGTTGTCGGCCTGAATGCTGGCAGTCGACACGCTGGCATAGCCCCATCCACGCTTCGCGATCTGTTCCTGCGCCGACGGCGGCGCATTCGGATTCGCGGGCGGAGCGCCGCGGCCGGCAAGTGCTGCCGGAGGCGGCCCGCCCGCGCCTCGTCCTTGCGGAGCGGCGCCGGGGAGGGTGCAGAGCGTCGTTGTTGGAACTCCTTCGGGCGCGCGGCCACCGCCTCCGAACATCAGGACAACCGGAACCGGTTTCGCCGCGTTCTTCGGCGTGCTGAGCGTGGCTAGGATCGTGACGTTCAACTCGGGATAACCGGCGTTATCGACTCGGCCGATGAGTTGTTTCGTGATCACCGGAATACTGCCGGCCTTATCTTCGGTCGTACTTGCCACAGTCCAAGTTACTTTCGGAATGTTTTTCGGCCTCCGGCCGTAGACCTCGCGATCGAACAATTCGACAATCTCCGCGCGGCGTTTGCGCCACTGCGCCGGCGTCTTCACCTTGGAGCCGTCGTTGAAGGTCAGCGGGTCCGGCAAGTTCGGATATGGATTCGCGGTGCTTTCATCATATGTCGATGCGAGGTAAGCGCCCGGCCCGCTCGGGAACAGCGTGATCTTCAATTGATCCATGACACGCTGCCGGTCCTGCTGGCTGCTCATCACGACATGCGTGGGAAAGGAGTGCGCGGCCAGCATCGCCGCTGCGATCAGGCCCAGCAATGGAATCGTTTTCAGCCACCCTCGTTGAGTCATATGGCGGCAGTATAAGTCGAGACCGTCTCTGATTGCGAGTTTGCTGGAGTGTTTACGGGATGCCCAGAATCTTGTGGGTTTGGAGACTGAGCCGCCACCGGGGGTGCGCCAGGCAGTAGTTCATGGCGAGCCTGGTATTTTCCGCGCGCAAGGGGCCGTCCATCGG
The sequence above is a segment of the Terriglobia bacterium genome. Coding sequences within it:
- a CDS encoding acetylxylan esterase; its protein translation is MTQRGWLKTIPLLGLIAAAMLAAHSFPTHVVMSSQQDRQRVMDQLKITLFPSGPGAYLASTYDESTANPYPNLPDPLTFNDGSKVKTPAQWRKRRAEIVELFDREVYGRRPKNIPKVTWTVASTTEDKAGSIPVITKQLIGRVDNAGYPELNVTILATLSTPKNAAKPVPVVLMFGGGGRAPEGVPTTTLCTLPGAAPQGRGAGGPPPAALAGRGAPPANPNAPPSAQEQIAKRGWGYASVSTASIQADNGQGLTCGIIGLFNKGQPRSLDDWGVLSAWGWGMSKVLDYFETDKAVDAKKVAVQGHSRDGKAALVALAYDERFLTGFISSSGQSGAKLHRRKYGEAIENIAATNEYHWMAGNYLKYAGRWDTLPVDSHELVALVAPRPVFLSTGKGPDLNPDGTVKLMATGDPRFQASRGPIGQQAESINDAWVDPKGTFLAGVGAGPVYRLLGKKDLGTTEFPQIETAVVTGDIGFRQHSSGHTPGPNWPVFLEFATRYFN